The following are encoded in a window of Anoplopoma fimbria isolate UVic2021 breed Golden Eagle Sablefish chromosome 3, Afim_UVic_2022, whole genome shotgun sequence genomic DNA:
- the ptger4c gene encoding prostaglandin E receptor 4 (subtype EP4) c: MMINDTLDVPALQLESRSLVTSATMFGVGVLGNIIAIVVLCISKREQKETTFYTLVCGMAITDLLGTCFTSPVVIATYVANRWPGGVLLCHFFSFSMLFFGSAGMSILCAMAVERYLAINHAYFYSQHIDRTMARFALLVTYLANILLCIMPSFGFGQHVRHFPGTWCFLDWRAMDPLGACYSFLYGGVMLVLIAVTLLCNLAVCRSLVGMNQTTGIREQGGSRRRFPRLPSVTSAAEIQMFWLLVFMTIVFLVCSIPLVVRIFVNQLYDPAYISAGGKPDYRSDMLAIRFASFNPILDPWVYILCRKNLLLKGCEKLKRTVASVKDGRGDNAGWVGGQHSPPSLNSNDTSYASLRTASYRNEGEHRVSIKNTSFTDFAMRQAWEYDTARVNFHPFSVDSTAILGCEEDTEEGSKREVAAKSSPLSPLLSEHVRKVDIVTCTFSTPSSCQSAKCL, encoded by the exons atgatGATCAACGACACTCTGGACGTCCCTGCGCTCCAGCTGGAGTCCAGGTCTCTGGTCACTTCAGCCACCATGTTCGGCGTTGGAGTCTTGGGGAACATCATCGCCATAGTTGTGCTGTGTATCTCCAAAAGGGAGCAGAAGGAAACCACTTTCTACACCCTGGTCTGCGGGATGGCCATCACGGATCTGCTGGGAACATGCTTCACCAGCCCGGTGGTGATCGCCACATATGTAGCCAACCGATGGCCAGGTGGAGTCCTCCTCTGccacttcttctccttctccatgcTCTTCTTCGGCTCGGCTGGGATGTCGATCCTGTGCGCCATGGCCGTGGAGCGATACTTGGCCATAAACCACGCGTATTTCTACTCCCAGCACATAGACCGGACAATGGCACGCTTTGCACTCCTGGTCACCTACCTGGCTAACATTTTACTCTGCATTATGCCTAGTTTTGGCTTCGGGCAGCATGTGAGGCACTTCCCCGGGACCTGGTGCTTTCTGGACTGGAGGGCGATGGATCCACTTGGAGCCTGCTACTCCTTCCTGTACGGCGGCGTGATGCTGGTGCTGATCGCAGTGACACTGTTGTGTAATCTGGCGGTGTGCAGGTCGCTGGTGGGGATGAACCAGACGACGGGCATCAGGGAGCAGGGAGGATCACGTCGCCGCTTCCCCCGGCTGCCGTCGGTCACCTCTGCGGCGGAGATCCAAATGTTTTGGCTTCTGGTCTTCATGACCATCGTTTTCCTGGTCTGCTCCATCCCTCTAGTG GTGCGGATCTTCGTGAACCAGCTGTATGACCCTGCTTACATCTCTGCTGGGGGGAAGCCTGACTACAGGAGCGACATGTTGGCGATCCGCTTCGCCTCATTCAACCCCATATTAGACCCCTGGGTGTACATTTTGTGCCGAAAGAACCTGCTGCTAAAAGGCTGCGAGAAGCTGAAGAGGACAGTGGCCAGCGTTAAAGACGGCCGTGGTGACAACGCAGGCTGGGTAGGAGGTCAACACTCCCCTCCGTCTCTAAACAGCAATGACACCAGCTACGCGTCATTACGCACGGCCAGCTACAGGAACGAGGGGGAACACCGGGTGTCTATCAAGAATACATCTTTCACAGACTTTGCGATGAGGCAGGCATGGGAGTACGACACCGCCCGGGTCAACTTCCACCCGTTCAGCGTCGATTCGACCGCGATCCTCGGGTGTGAGGAGGACACAGAAGAAGGCTCCAAACGGGAGGTGGCGGCCAAGTCGTCCCCGTTGTCTCCGCTCCTGTCCGAGCACGTTAGAAAAGTGGACATTGTCACCTGTACGTTCAGCACACCGAGTTCATGTCAGTCAGCGAAATGCCTTTGA